The following nucleotide sequence is from Stigmatopora nigra isolate UIUO_SnigA chromosome 20, RoL_Snig_1.1, whole genome shotgun sequence.
ACCTACTAAATTGGAGGATGACGCTTTCAAGACGCTAGTCACCTGTTCTTCAAAATCTTTGACCAACTTCTTGTAAGCTGCTGAGCTGGGCTTGTTATAGTCGGACTGGTATACCAGGTCCAGCACCACGTCTATTTTCAGCAGACGTTCGATGTCATCTGCAGAAAAGGGCCATGACCGGCGTTGGGACCCGAAGCAAAGTGGCAAATGGAGACAGGTTTTTTGAGGCGGGGGGGACTTACCAATTTCTATTTGTTCTTCAAGGTGCTGACAGTTTTTTCCATAGAATCCGATGACACACTGGCATCCACTTCCAATGAACGTCCCCCCGTTCTGGCAAGGAAAGGGCTCAATTGGCGTTACCGTGCTTCCTGGGCTGGTTGCTGTGCTCTCCAGGTCAGTTGTCTTTTCAGTCTCGGGTGCTCTCGTGCTTTCTGTATTGGTAGCTTCTGTAGTGGCCTCAGTGGGTGGTTTTTTGGGTGTGGTAGCTTCTGTAGTTCCCCCAGTGGGTGGTTTCTTGGGTGTGGTAGCTTCTGTAGTTCCCTCAGTGGGTGGTTTGTTGGGCGTGGTGGCTTCTGTAGTGACCTCAGTAGGTGATATGTTGGGTGTAGTAGCTTCTGTAGTTCCCTCAGTGGGTGGCTTGTTGGGTGTGGTAGCTTCTGTAGTTCCCTCAGTGGGTGGTTTCTTGGGTGTGGTAGCTTCTGTAGTTCCCTCAGTGGGTGGTTTGTTGGGCGTGGTGGCTTCTGTAGTGACCTCAGTAGGTGATATGTTGGGTGTAGTAGCTTCTGTAGTTCCCTCAGTGGGTGGCTTGTTGGGTGTGGTAGCTTCTGTAGTTCCCTCAGTGGGTGGTTTCTTGGGTGTGGTAGCTTCTGTAGTTCCCTCAGTGGGTGGTTTGTTGGGCGTGGTGGCTTCTGTAGTGACCTCAGTAGGTGATATGTTGGGTGTAGTAGCTTCTGTAGTTCCCTCAGTGGGTGGCTTGTTGGGTGTGGtcccttttgttgcttcagTAGGTGATATGTTGGGTGTAGTAGCTTCTGTAGTTGCCTCAGTGGGTGGCTTGTTGGGCGTGGTGGCTTCTGTAGTGACCTCAGTAGGTGATATGTTGGGTGTAGTAGCTTCTGTAGTTCCCTCAGTGGGTGGCTTGTTGGGTGTGGtcccttttgttgcttcagTAGGTGGTGTGTTGGGCGTGGTAGCTTCTGTAGTTGCCTCAGTGGGTGGCTTGTTGGGTGTGGTGACTTCTGTTGTTTCAGCAGGTGATATGTTGGGTGTAGTAGCTTCTGTAGTTGCCTCAGTGGGTGGTATGTTGGGCGTGGTGACTTCTGTTGCCTCAGTAGGTGGTATGCTGGGTGTAGTAGCTTCTGTAGTGGCCTCAGTAGGTGGTATGTTGGGTGTAGTAGCTTCTGTAGTTTTCTCAGTTGGTGGTTTGTTGGGTGTGGTGACTTCTGTTGTTTCAGCAGGTGATATGTTGGGTGTAGTAGCTTCTGTAGTTGCCTCAGTGGGTGGCTTGTTGGGTGTAGTAGCTTCTGTAGTTGCCTCAGTGGGTGGTATGTTGGGTGTAGTAGCTTCTGTAGTTTTCTCAGTTGTAGGTTTGTTGGGTGTGGTGACTTCTGTTGTTTCAGTAGGTGGTATGCTGGGCGTGGTGGCTTCTGTAGTTTTCTCAGTTGTTGGTTTGTTGGGTGTGGTGACTTCTGTTGTTTCAGTAGGTGGTATGCTGGGCGTGGTGGCTTCTGTAGTGGCCTCAGTAGGTGATATTTTGGGTGTAGTAGCTTCTGTAGTTGCCTCAGTGAGTGGTATGTTGGGCGTGGTGGCTTCTGTAGTGACCTCAGTAGGTGGTTTGTTGGGTGTAGTAGCTTCTGTAGTTCCCTCAGTCGGTAGCATGTCGGGTGTAGTAGCTTCTGTGGTTTTCTCAGTTGTTGGTTTGTTGGGTGTGGTGACTTCTGTTGTTTCAGTAGGTGGTATGCTGGGCGTGGTGGCTTCTGTAGTTGCCTCAGTGGGTGGTATGTTGGGCGTGGTGACTTCTGTTGCCTCAGTAGGTGGTATGCTGGGTGTAGTAGCTTCTGTAGTGGCCTCAGTAGGTGGTATGTTGGGTGTAGTAGCTTCTGTAGTTTTCTCAGTTGGTGGTTTGTTGGGTGTGGTGACTTCTGTTGTTTCAGCAGGTGATATGTTGGGTGTAGTAGCTTCTGTAGTTGCCTCAGTGGGTGGCTTGTTGGGTGTAGTAGCTTCTGTAGTTGCCTCAGTGGGTGGTTTGTTGGGTGTAGTAGCTTCTGTAGTTGCCTCAGTTGGTGGTATCTTGGATGTGGGCCCTTCTGTAGTTTCCTCAGTAGTTGGTTTGTTGGGCGTGGTGACTTCTGTTGCTTCAGTAGGTGGTTGGTTGGGAGTGGTGGCTTCTATGGTTGCCTCAGTTGGTACTTTGTTGGGTGTTGTACCTTCTGTGGTTGTCTCAGTAGGTGGTTTGTTGGGTGTGGTAGCTTCTGTAGTTGCCTCGGTAGGTGTTTTGTTGGTTGTGGTGGCTTCTGTAGTCTCCTTAGTGGGAGTTGTGCCTGTTGTAGTGGCATCAGTAGGTGGTTTGTTGGGCGTGGTACCTTTGGTGGTGGCCTCAGTCGGTAGTTTGTTGGGGGTGGTGACCTCTGTTATTTCTGTGGGTGGTTCGTTGGGGGTGGTGGCTTCTGTAGTCTTCTGTTGCATTGCTACATCTGACACATCAACAAGAGAGATTTTGGGCTTTATTCTTTCATATTGACCCcttaatatatgtattttgtttgttataGCATTATATAGACTTGATATCTATTACAAGGACAATTTAGCAGCAAAGGCACATAAAGACTTGATGGTATTTCTTTCAGGTCAACTCTTTAATTGACATCGACAATGATTGACATCTGATCACCAGTGCGTCACCAGTAGatctccaatccatttgaactgggagggtgggCATCCCATAAACAAGGTCCTCCCAATTCAAATCCACCGTCTGATACAGAAGGTGAGACTTCTAACCtgataactttttttgtattttcattaaCAAGAGAAAAGACGAGAGGCGAGAAACGGTGGTTTTTGGTCTTACCGTCAGCAAAAGATAAACCCACCAGGAAGGCAGCCAAAATCACAGCAGAAAACGACGCCATCGGCGTCGCTCGCTCTACTTGCCGCTCGCTCGCTCCTCATAAATGACAAGAGGGGAGTAACGTGGACTTTGGCTGTAGCCTTGGGACATCACCACCCACCGTCGAGGTGTGGAAAACGTGGCGTCACCGATAAATacagaagagggaaaaaaaagggaagaaagcaTTTTCACCCTGTTCCATTGTGCCCTTTCTCAAGTGGACACAAGAGAGCACCACTCAGCCAAAAGTCATTTTATGACAGTTGAAAAAAGAAAGCCAGCAGCCCGATGACGTCTCACCACCGTTTATGGCTTGCTTGGATTTCTAAAGCCGAGCTGGTGAGGCCTGATATTTTTATCCAAGAAAGGACAGTATTTCTTACGGCAACCTTCACTCCTTTTTGTGGGCAAAAGGAAAAATCGTTgacatttaaagacattttaatacaCCCAAGAAGAACAGCAGCAATCACAAGTGAAAGAAGCACAAAGAAGGCgcaaatgtaaaaggaaaacaaagtgTCAAGTCCTAGCTACGCTTCAGCAGTTCCAGTGGAATCATGAACGGATTGAGGGGGGGGCACAGTCCCGTCCAGGTGGGCTCAACGCTTGCCGTCGTTTGACCCTCGGCGCCAGCGGGAGGAGGCGCTGGAACGTCACGCCGCAGCTTCTTCAGTTGCGTCATGGCTTCTCGGGCTTGGTCCGAGTCCTCCGCCTTGGACAAGTTCTGCTGCGTCTGCCGGACGGAGAGGACCATGTCATTAGTCCGCTGCTCTCGATAAATGTGTAACAATGGTAACAAATGGTAACAATTGTATTGCTAATCTTGTCGACAGAGTTCCTCCACCTGGATGAGATGTCTGCGTAGACTTTGGAACTGGAGGAGTTCCAGCTCCTCCGGAAGAGACATCACCAACTCCAAGACCACGGCACTCTCTGCGGACCACAACCAGTAAGTGGCGGGAAAGTACGCCGCGCCGGAGTATCGCACCGGGACACTCACCCATGGCCGTGAGCTCGCACTTGTTCTCCAGGTTGTGGACGGCACCCAGGTATTTGTAGATCCTCTCAAAGTTCACCTCCAAGTCCTGGGACCTGCAGGAAGTGGCGGCCATGGGAGCGGACATCCGACCCGGGGCCGCCCCGGACGACGTGGGCCCCTCGTTGGCCGCCGAAGTGCTCGGCGTCACTTGGAGAGAGGGGTCGCATGTCACAAGACGTTTTGTCCCGGTCCTGGTCTCAGTGTCTGTCTGTACCTGGTTCGGGCGTGCCACCGGAAGACTCGGGACCTGGATGTTGGCCGTCTCTGACGGCGACGGGCTCTGTGGACGCTATCACCCACATCTGCCAAGAAGATAAGTGGAAGATTGAGAAATGAAGTTTAAGCTTTAGCAGGAGAGCGAGCGCCATCCGACCTGAGAGAAAGCATTTGAAAGCGGACTCTTATGGTTTCCGGACACGGCCTCGGCCAAACGCCTCCACCCGTCGATGGGCGCCACCGCCTTCTTCTCTGCCGACGCGCTCTGCCTCATCTGCGACAGGGCGCCGGAGACCACCTTCTGGCGGAGACATTCTACCACAGACTGGATCTAAAAGGAGAGGGATACGTAAGGTCacgccatgtttgttgtttacGGGAGCCCCCTCTGCCATAAACCACTGATAAACTGACTATGTCATCACCCTACCTCAGAAACCGAGCGAGAAGGCACAGCTTTCTGCAGTAAATGATAGTCGAGGTCTGCCACTGGAGAGGAGCTTCCATCACGCCTGGAACTTTGGCTATTCAGCGCGTCAAGCAGCATCTTCTGCTCCTTTCTGGGCCACGTACAGGATCTCCTAGCGTCGCGATCCTGAGACGTCGGGCAGGAACTCCGAAGCACACTTTTACGCACGCGAGGCGGAGGTTTCATGGCGACTCGTAGATCTAGACCTAGTTCGAAATTCGAAACGGCAACGAACTATTGACGTCTAGTCCGACCCTGAGGAAGATGATTGTGCGTGACGTCACATACTCTTCCGCTGTCAGAAGTTAGACGAGTTGATTTGGATAGCACATTTGAACAAAACGTCGTCTTACTTTAAAAACTACCGAATTATATCCAAAATATGCTGAAAATAATTCCCCCTAATATGcactgttttctttctcttttccgCAGGACGTAATTTCCGGGCAAAATGGCAGCCATGGGGAGCACCCTGACTCCGGTCTGTATCGCAAGACATTTCATCCTCAGACAAAGTGCAAAAGTCAACGCAAGCCAGCAGCTTCGTTTGGACATTTGGACGCGGGTAAGTTGGAGtctaattactttttttccccagttgtTTGCGCCCCCGAAGACGCGCGTTAGCTAGCAAGCTTGCTACTGTTTAGCTCACTGTGACTTTGACATGAACTGGGTACGAGCTTTGACAGACTGAGGAGAATTTGGCAATATATACACGCAACAAAAGTCCCCCTAGTCTCCTGTTGTCATTACTATTTCTACTAGTGTGAAGGCTACTTTATGTCGGGTTTATTTACGTCTCAACAGTGCTTTACTAGGGTGGCCAACAGAGGTAAACAATGAGTTAATgagttttttcctcttcatcttTCATATTCCTCTGCTCTGAATTGAAATGATTTTCTTAACAGTAGACGTCCAATGAGTTTGAAGTGGAGATGACGTACCGAGAGATTGGACGCCTGTCACTGTCAATGGATGCTGAAGAGTTAATACTAGTGTGCTTTCCCATCAAACCAGGGATGGCTCCAGCGATCTCTAGTTCACACGGGATTGGACCAGAGCAGGTCTTCTGCGTCTCTGCTTCGCCGCCAATGCCACGACAAGCGGGTCTGGGTGGCGCTAAGACACAACAGTTCTCAGGTCAGTTTGCCAAACACCACCGTTTCGCACAACGTGGCTGCCACTCAAAATCTCTTGAcagactttgcatttttttcatagcaGATCCCCAGCGTGGGCGCCCCACCGCCGGCTGCGGACGCCGCCCTCATCGCGCCGCAGGCGCTCCCCGAACAGGTGGCTGGAACCACGGCGAGGGTGGGACGACCCGGCCAAAGCCTGGCTTGACAATGTCTGCTTTCAGATGGCGCTCCGGCCCGTTTCCGTGATGACGGTAGACCATCCCGTCTCGGCGTCGGGGACGACGGATGTCCCGCCGACTCCTCACTTGGCTCGGGCGGCGGAGGAGGCCTTGCTCGCCGCACAACCGGAAGCGCGACTGGCCGAGCTGGGCTTAGCCGGCCACACGCCGGTGGGTGTCGTCCAGAACCTGTTGGAGTTCATACACGTGGACGTGGGTCTGCCGTGGTGGGCGGCCATCGTTGTGGGTACGCAAGCAGAACAGCCCTTAGCGTTCATTCTCCGGCAAACGACGACAGGAGAGTGTTATTTTGAACGTTGTGGTGTTTGTGCATTGGCCAGGAACGGTGGTGGCACGCATGGCGCTCTTTCCCTTAATCGTCAAAGGGCAGCGCGAGGCGGCCAAACTCAACAACGTCATGCCCGAGATGAGTCGACTCAGCGCCAAGATGACGGAGGCCAAACAGAGCGGGAACAAGTTTGATTGTGAGTGGCCGGCTCGCTCGGCTGTGCCGGCTGTGCCGGCTGTGCCGGCTGTGCCCGCATCTGACCCTTTGCCACTTTTGTGGAACAGTCGCCAAAGCCTACAGCGACCTGACCTTGTTCCAGAAGAAGCACGACGTCAACCCCTTTCGCGGCTTCCTGGTTCCTCTGGTGCAGGTCAGTATGCCAGCCAACGTCTGGGAATTTTCCCGCGGCCGCCCGGCTGACGTGGCCGCCCGTCTTCCTCCGTGTCCCCAAGGCCCCGGTCTTCATCTCCTTCTTTATGGCGCTGCGGAAGATGGCGTACTTGCCGGTGCCCAGCATGCAGCACGGAGGCGCGCTGTGGTTTCCGGACCTGACGGCGGCCGATCCTTACTACATCCTGCCTCTGGCCGTCACCGGCACCATGTTCTTCATTCTGGAGGTTCGTCTATTAGCAATGTGTttgcttctccttttttttttacccccccttAACCTAGAGAGCCTCATTCTCTCTGGCCCGCCCTCAGCTGGGTGCCGAGTCGGGCGTGGACAACCCCAACCTCCGTGCCATGAAGACAGTCTTCAGGATCATGCCTTTTGTGGTCCTCCCGCTCACCATTAACTTCCCTACGGTGAGGCCGTCCGTCATCTTGGTCTTCTTTGTACCAACCAAAAGAAATAATAGTAACGGAGTTGAGTTTATTTCTGTGATCAGGTggattgtgttttttcttcttcttctgcttccCAGGCCGTGTTCACCTACTGGCTGACCTCCAACTGCGTGTCGCTGGCTCAAGTGGCCCTGCTCAAACACCCGTTGGTCCGAGAAAAGCTAGGCGTGCCGGAAAGGATCAAGCACGCGGCCGCGGACTTGCCTCAGAACGACGGATTCATTGAGAGTATGAAGAAAGGTGAGCAGCACGGGAGTAGCCGGCAAATGCACAACTAcaatagattttttaattttttttataccttgAATCGCCAGAGAGCGCGGTAGCCCCGTGTTAATGATTTCAACTACAATGGAGGTGGGTGGACTTTTTGCCACGGCAAACCCGTCCAATTGTCTCTCTGTGACTTATGAAGACAACTGACAATAGATTACCAAAAAATTCTCATTCCACttgttgtttatttcttttttaaaagttttaaatgactttcaatgtctgttttttttaattttgttctggatttgagcccaagcccaacttgtacgttttcttgtcattttccaTTGGTATTTCTTCTTGAAGTAAACAATTGCTGTGCACCCTCCAGGATGGAAGAATGCTCAGCTGGCTCAACAGCTGGAAGAGCGAGAAAGACGCATTAAAAATCATCTGGACTTGGCTGCTAAAGGTAGgacacctatttttttttattctacctGTGTATTTATCAAATACAACACCACACCTAGCACACTTTTATCTGGAGCGAGTCCTTAGCTTGTAGAATAACCTCAATTGTGTGGACCAATTGTTCTTCTTGGTTCAATTGAATGgaatgctttcattgtcattGTAACATCAGTAGAATGAGATTTCAAATGTCAATACATTGCGCGGGAGATATGTCGGTTGTTATTTGTCCACACGCAAACGGACAAAGTATTACAATATTTTGTCACCTGGCGTGGCATCCGAGACTTTTTGAGGGACAAACGAAGAGGAGCCAAATCCAAAGCGGCGACTTTGTAGGGCCACGACTTACTCCAAGGTGCCATGACTTGATGAAACTCAAAGAAAATGTCTTTGATTTTGTTCAGGTCCCCTCAGGCAGACATTTAGCCACAACCCCGTTGAGCAGATCCCG
It contains:
- the snapc2 gene encoding snRNA-activating protein complex subunit 2 is translated as MKPPPRVRKSVLRSSCPTSQDRDARRSCTWPRKEQKMLLDALNSQSSRRDGSSSPVADLDYHLLQKAVPSRSVSEIQSVVECLRQKVVSGALSQMRQSASAEKKAVAPIDGWRRLAEAVSGNHKSPLSNAFSQMWVIASTEPVAVRDGQHPGPESSGGTPEPVTPSTSAANEGPTSSGAAPGRMSAPMAATSCRSQDLEVNFERIYKYLGAVHNLENKCELTAMESAVVLELVMSLPEELELLQFQSLRRHLIQTQQNLSKAEDSDQAREAMTQLKKLRRDVPAPPPAGAEGQTTASVEPTWTGLCPPLNPFMIPLELLKRS
- the oxa1l gene encoding mitochondrial inner membrane protein OXA1L isoform X1 produces the protein MAAMGSTLTPVCIARHFILRQSAKVNASQQLRLDIWTRGWLQRSLVHTGLDQSRSSASLLRRQCHDKRVWVALRHNSSQQIPSVGAPPPAADAALIAPQALPEQMALRPVSVMTVDHPVSASGTTDVPPTPHLARAAEEALLAAQPEARLAELGLAGHTPVGVVQNLLEFIHVDVGLPWWAAIVVGTVVARMALFPLIVKGQREAAKLNNVMPEMSRLSAKMTEAKQSGNKFDFAKAYSDLTLFQKKHDVNPFRGFLVPLVQAPVFISFFMALRKMAYLPVPSMQHGGALWFPDLTAADPYYILPLAVTGTMFFILELGAESGVDNPNLRAMKTVFRIMPFVVLPLTINFPTAVFTYWLTSNCVSLAQVALLKHPLVREKLGVPERIKHAAADLPQNDGFIESMKKGWKNAQLAQQLEERERRIKNHLDLAAKGPLRQTFSHNPVEQIPAAKEKKSLSKSKPWKDVLG
- the oxa1l gene encoding mitochondrial inner membrane protein OXA1L isoform X2 encodes the protein MAAMGSTLTPVCIARHFILRQSAKVNASQQLRLDIWTRGWLQRSLVHTGLDQSRSSASLLRRQCHDKRVWVALRHNSSQIPSVGAPPPAADAALIAPQALPEQMALRPVSVMTVDHPVSASGTTDVPPTPHLARAAEEALLAAQPEARLAELGLAGHTPVGVVQNLLEFIHVDVGLPWWAAIVVGTVVARMALFPLIVKGQREAAKLNNVMPEMSRLSAKMTEAKQSGNKFDFAKAYSDLTLFQKKHDVNPFRGFLVPLVQAPVFISFFMALRKMAYLPVPSMQHGGALWFPDLTAADPYYILPLAVTGTMFFILELGAESGVDNPNLRAMKTVFRIMPFVVLPLTINFPTAVFTYWLTSNCVSLAQVALLKHPLVREKLGVPERIKHAAADLPQNDGFIESMKKGWKNAQLAQQLEERERRIKNHLDLAAKGPLRQTFSHNPVEQIPAAKEKKSLSKSKPWKDVLG